A single Phragmites australis chromosome 4, lpPhrAust1.1, whole genome shotgun sequence DNA region contains:
- the LOC133916276 gene encoding LOW QUALITY PROTEIN: pentatricopeptide repeat-containing protein At5g50990-like (The sequence of the model RefSeq protein was modified relative to this genomic sequence to represent the inferred CDS: substituted 1 base at 1 genomic stop codon): MSYANCLKKHPYRTVFPYANSILRASLEKGSPQKLLTDYSILLHFTSFCPDYRTYALLLKACAKCSDLYAAMEIHCHLTKVGLLPNQHITAPLFKLYIAHDRMLEARELFWSMLEWSTDPFHGNLMLTGFLKSGQLDKAYQVFKRMPVKDLVSWNSMIAGAVRSSHVKDAMNLFSRLVNSGLVPDGFSFSSVLSACARAGARQYGVWVHELMTDLGVEMNHILSSALVDMYAKCGRIDVATEIFNEVKRNHVSVWNTMISGLASHGLGSDVVILFRKMKSEGLVPDKVTFVALLTACSHCGMVEEARRYFKAMTTNYSITPEVEHYGAMVDTLSRAGLLDEAYNLVKSINVKPDAVIWRALLSACHRYRQTKLGEVIVEHMACQGSGDYTLLSNIYSSANRWNDSEEVWKQRKQKRVRKSKGLSWVELGGSTHEFKAGDRSHPDTEDIYRLLHGLSKRAKVEGYAPLTELVTKDVSEEEREENLSFHSEKLAVAYSVLKTGPGTEIMVSKNLQTCSDCHEWMKIISKVLCRIIIMRDRIRFHRFESGCCSCKDYWSNNTFDSPFPPFLQCPXILFALERLKSLQCHNVEEKLSGVKTEWPATILVFDIETTGFSRRDDRIIEFAVRDLMGGKNSTFQTLINPEKDVRNTHVHGISNRMVCRPDIPRFGEVIPILLQYVWSRQMDGKPVLWVAHNGRSFDVPFLIFEFRRCKVEMPGDWLFVDTLPIARQLVDSNGSKLSSVSLDKLRERYGIPLSGSAHRAMQDVTTLCYVLQKLTFELKLTVPQLLEKSFRVSDLPTTRPVK, translated from the exons ATGTCTTACGCAAACTGTTTGAAGAAACATCCATATAGAACCGTATTTCCATATGCCAACTCCATCCTCAGAGCTTCTTTGGAGAAAGGCTCCCCACAGAAGTTACTAACGGACTATAGCATTTTGCTCCATTTCACTTCTTTCTGCCCTGATTACAGAACCTATGCTCTCCTTCTCAAAGCTTGTGCAAAATGCTCTGACCTCTATGCTGCCATGGAAATTCATTGTCATCTTACTAAAGTTGGGTTGTTACCTAATCAACATATAACAGCTCCTCTGTTCAAGTTATATATTGCTCATGATCGCATGTTGGAAGCACGTGAACTATTTTGGTCAATGCTGGAGTGGAGTACCGATCCCTTCCATGGTAATTTGATGCTTACGGGATTCTTGAAGAGTGGACAGCTAGATAAGGCATATCAGGTTTTCAAGAGGATGCCTGTCAAGGATTTGGTCTCATGGAATTCAATGATCGCAGGTGCAGTAAGGAGTTCGCACGTGAAAGATGCAATGAATCTTTTTAGCAGGTTGGTCAATTCAGGTCTTGTGCCTGATGGCTTCTCGTTCTCCTCAGTCCTGTCAGCATGTGCTCGAGCTGGTGCCCGCCAATATGGAGTGTGGGTCCATGAACTGATGACTGACCTTGGGGTGGAAATGAATCATATTTTAAGCTCAGCACTTGTTGACATGTATGCCAAATGTGGAAGAATTGATGTGGCAACTGAGATATTTAATGAAGTTAAGAGAAACCATGTTTCTGTGTGGAATACAATGATTAGTGGCCTGGCATCGCATGGTCTCGGATCTGACGTAGTTATCTTGTTCCGCAAGATGAAAAGTGAAGGGCTGGTTCCTGACAAGGTTACGTTTGTTGCACTATTGACAGCATGCAGCCACTGTGGCATGGTTGAAGAGGCTCGCCGATATTTCAAAGCAATGACCACAAATTATTCTATCACACCAGAGGTTGAACACTATGGTGCAATGGTGGATACATTGTCGCGAGCTGGGTTGCTGGATGAAGCATACAACTTGGTAAAGTCGATAAATGTAAAGCCCGATGCTGTGATATGGAGGGCATTACTTAGTGCTTGTCACAGGTATCGACAAACCAAACTAGGTGAGGTCATTGTTGAGCATATGGCATGCCAGGGCAGTGGAGATTATACCCTTCTTTCAAACATCTACTCATCAGCAAATAGATGGAATGATTCAGAGGAAGTATGGAAacagaggaaacaaaagagagtTAGGAAGAGCAAAGGCTTGAGTTGGGTTGAGTTAGGGGGAAGCACCCATGAATTTAAAGCTGGTGATCGGTCTCATCCTGATACTGAGGATATATACCGATTGTTGCATGGGTTGTCTAAAAGAGCCAAAGTTGAAGGCTATGCTCCATTGACTGAACTGGTAACAAAAGATGTCTCGGAGgaggaaagagaagaaaacCTCAGCTTCCACAGTGAGAAGCTAGCAGTGGCTTATAGTGTCCTTAAGACTGGCCCAGGGACAGAAATAATGGTGTCAAAGAATCTGCAGACTTGCAGTGACTGTCATGAATGGATGAAGATAATCTCAAAGGTACTTTGTCGAATTATAATTATGAGGGATAGAATTAGATTTCACCGGTTTGAAAGCGGATGCTGCTCCTGCAAGGATT ATTGGAGTAACAATACCTTTGATTCCCCATTCCCTCCATTTCTGCAATGTCCTTGAATTCTATTTGCT CTTGAGCGCCTTAAATCACTGCAGTGCCACAATGTTGAGGAAAAGTTATCTGGAGTCAAGACCGAATGGCCTGCAACTATCCTTGTTTTTGATATTGAAACCACTGGCTTCTCACGCCGTGATGACAGAATAATTGAGTTTGCTGTTCGTGATCTTATGGGTGGAAAGAATAGTACTTTCCAGACCCTCATAAACCCTGAGAAAGATGTAAGAAATACACATGTTCATGGTATTAGCAACCGCATGGTCTGCAGGCCTGATATTCCTAG ATTCGGGGAGGTTATCCCCATTCTACTACAATATGTTTGGAGTCGTCAAATGGATGGTAAACCAGTTCTGTGGGTTGCTCATAATGGGCGTTCCTTTGATGTACCCTTTCTCATCTTTGAGTTCCGACGGTGCAAAGTGGAGATGCCTGGTGACTGGCTTTTTGTAGATACTCTTCCTATTGCAAGACAATTGGTTGATTCTAATG GTTCAAAACTCAGCTCTGTATCATTGGACAAGCTGAGAGAACGCTATGGGATTCCCCTCTCTGGGAGCGCGCATCGTGCAATGCAGGATGTGACCACCCTCTGTTATGTGCTGCAGAAGTTGACCTTCGAGCTGAAACTAACTGTTCCCCAGCTCCTTGAAAAGTCATTCCGGGTGTCCGACCTTCCAACGACTCGTCCTGTAAAATAA
- the LOC133916277 gene encoding COBRA-like protein 7 has product MVGSVAPQAVVLGLLLLAGLAAAQRGTAPAAAAPAPDPGCNGILLTYNFEGRTKIRPFVSDKNKQPYSFRANATVLNSGTRPLKSWAMLVTFGHGEILVSVDGAVLTGGSELPYNTTEDAGNATSFSGYPQTDLLTPIATAGDLSQIQASVGFVGTLFAGPGPFVPLPTTLSLDDPAYECPAATNVTAGILSTCCVLTPKAEANATVIDANATDPTKNFLPRGTGDLVITYDVLQAYSSSYLALVTLENNAKLGRLDNWRLSWEWRRGEFIYSMKGAHTSEVDTSGCIYGAQGQYYQSLDFSKVLNCDRKPVILDLPLSRYNDTQIGKIDHCCRNGTILPKSMDEAQSKSAFQMQVFKMPPDLNRTKLFPPANFKIAGASSLNPDYTCGQPVPVSPTAFPDPSGLDSTTLAVATWQVVCNITTTKGAKPKCCVTFSAYYNNSVIPCNTCACGCPANRRGPTCSTTAQSMLLPPEALLVPFDNRTQKALAWAELKHYNVPRPTPCGDFCGVSINWHVSTDYNKGWSARVTLFNWDDVDMANWFAAIVMDKAYDGFEKAYSFNATAVGKNTIFMQGMEGLNYLVKQTNISGSDYLVPGKQQSVLSFTKKLTPGINVIAGDGFPTKVFFNGDECAMPQRIPMSSGFKTYLSSALALVLVLAASAFLLLQQ; this is encoded by the coding sequence ATGGTTGGCTCTGTAGCTCCTCAGGCTGTGGTCTTAGGGCTCCTGCTGCTCGCGGGGCTCGCGGCGGCGCAGAGAGggacggcgccggcggcggccgcacCAGCGCCCGACCCCGGCTGCAACGGCATCCTGCTCACCTACAACTTCGAGGGCCGCACCAAGATCCGGCCTTTCGTCAGCGACAAAAACAAGCAGCCTTACTCCTTCCGCGCCAACGCCACCGTGCTCAACTCCGGCACCCGCCCGCTCAAGTCGTGGGCGATGCTCGTCACCTTCGGCCACGGCGAGATCCTCGTCAGCGTCGACGGCGCCGTGCTCACCGGCGGCAGCGAGCTCCCATACAACACCACCGAGGATGCCGGCAACGCCACCTCCTTCTCGGGGTACCCGCAGACGGACCTTCTCACGCCCATCGCCACCGCCGGGGACCTCTCGCAGATCCAGGCCTCCGTCGGCTTCGTCGGCACGCTGTTCGCCGGGCCCGGCCCGTTCGTGCCGCTCCCCACCACGCTGTCGCTCGACGACCCGGCTTACGAGTGCCCGGCGGCGACCAACGTCACCGCCGGGATCCTGTCCACGTGCTGCGTCCTCACGCCGAAGGCCGAGGCCAACGCCACGGTCATCGACGCCAACGCCACCGACCCGACCAAGAACTTCCTGCCGCGCGGCACCGGCGACCTCGTCATCACGTACGACGTGCTCCAGGCATACTCCTCGAGTTACCTCGCTCTGGTCACGCTCGAGAACAACGCCAAGCTCGGCCGCCTGGACAACTGGCGGTTGTCCTGGGAGTGGCGGCGCGGCGAGTTCATCTACTCCATGAAGGGCGCGCACACATCGGAGGTGGACACGTCCGGCTGCATCTATGGGGCACAGGGCCAGTACTACCAGAGTCTTGATTTCTCTAAGGTGCTCAACTGCGACCGCAAGCCGGTGATCCTTGACCTGCCGCTATCCCGGTACAATGACACCCAGATTGGGAAGATTGACCATTGCTGCAGGAATGGCACCATCCTGCCCAAGTCCATGGACGAGGCGCAGTCGAAATCGGCTTTCCAAATGCAGGTGTTCAAGATGCCACCGGACCTAAACCGTACCAAGCTGTTTCCCCCGGCCAATTTCAAGATCGCCGGTGCATCGTCCCTGAACCCAGACTACACCTGCGGCCAGCCGGTACCTGTCAGCCCAACCGCTTTCCCAGACCCAAGTGGACTCGACTCAACGACACTGGCCGTGGCGACATGGCAGGTGGTGTGCAACATTACCACAACTAAGGGGGCCAAACCCAAGTGTTGTGTGACCTTCTCGGCGTACTACAACAACTCGGTGATCCCCTGCAACACTTGTGCCTGTGGGTGCCCTGCAAACAGGCGAGGACCGACGTGCAGCACGACTGCACAATCCATGCTCCTGCCACCGGAGGCGCTGCTTGTGCCGTTCGACAACCGCACACAGAAGGCGCTAGCGTGGGCTGAGTTGAAGCACTACAATGTGCCCCGCCCAACGCCTTGCGGTGATTTCTGTGGTGTGAGCATCAATTGGCACGTCTCGACAGACTACAACAAGGGCTGGAGTGCTCGTGTGACATTGTTCAACTGGGATGACGTCGACATGGCCAATTGGTTTGCTGCCATTGTCATGGACAAGGCATATGACGGCTTCGAGAAGGCGTACTCTTTCAATGCCACTGCAGTGGGCAAGAACACCATCTTTATGCAGGGTATGGAGGGGCTCAATTACCTGGTGAAGCAGACCAACATCAGTGGATCGGACTACCTTGTGCCCGGAAAGCAGCAGTCAGTCCTCTCGTTCACCAAGAAGCTGACCCCTGGGATCAACGTTATCGCTGGAGATGGCTTCCCAACAAAGGTCTTCTTCAATGGCGATGAATGCGCTATGCCGCAGAGAATTCCAATGAGCAGTGGATTCAAGACCTATCTCAGCAGCGCCCTTGCTTTGGTCTTGGTCCTTGCTGCTTCAGCTTTCCTATTGCTACAGCAATGA